In Musa acuminata AAA Group cultivar baxijiao chromosome BXJ2-8, Cavendish_Baxijiao_AAA, whole genome shotgun sequence, one genomic interval encodes:
- the LOC135619916 gene encoding heavy metal-associated isoprenylated plant protein 35-like: protein MVDAWKFSAGSSKLLGSCGGCSSGRTERSGWKIIMDCFSLAVSPNSCVCVKTQEEEDGLERKSLIKSHVEQVIKIKDVLDGAKTLAFHLEPKTVVLKVSMHCNGCARKIEKHISKMEGVSSFKVDLEKKKVVVVGDITPFEVLESVSKVKFAELWLA from the exons ATGGTTGATGCTTGGAAATTTTCAGCTGGTTCTTCCAAGCTCCTTGGGAGTTGCGGTGGTTGTAGCTCCGGCCGAACGGAGAGATCAGGATGGAAGATAATAATGGATTGTTTCTCTCTTGCAGTCTCTCCGAACTCATGTGTTTGCGTGAAGACACAGGAAGAAGAGGATGGCCTCGAGAGGAAGTCTCTCATAAAAAGCCATGTGGAACAGGTGATAAAGATCAAAGATGTTCTTGATGGTGCCAAGACACTGGCTTTTCATCTGGAGCCCAAG ACTGTAGTTCTGAAGGTGTCGATGCACTGCAATGGTTGCgcaagaaaaattgaaaagcacaTCTCGAAGATGGAAG GAGTGAGCTCCTTCAAAGTGGACTTGGAAAAGAAGAAGGTGGTCGTGGTCGGGGACATCACTCCATTTGAGGTGCTGGAGAGTGTATCCAAGGTCAAATTTGCCGAGCTGTGGTTGGCCTGA
- the LOC135619915 gene encoding serine/threonine protein phosphatase 2A 57 kDa regulatory subunit B' kappa isoform-like gives MWKQFLSKLPHKSFQSDASLDLTHLPPGNNGTGSVNGNSIHRTSGDNVVSSRSTTLKRTASAIFPSSVVTSAEPLLLFKDVPNAEKQNLFISKLNFCCLVFDFSDPSKNSAEKDMKRQVLLDLIGYVDAGTSRFTEPVISASCKMIAINLFRAFPPNTRSGNGGGEAEEEVPVYDSAWTHLQLVYDLLQKFIESSYLDSKIGKKYIDHSFVMRLLDLFDSDDPRERDCLKTILHRIYGKFMVHRPFIRKAVSNIFYRFVFETDRHNGIVEILEVFGSVISGFAQPLKEEHKLLLWRVLMPLHKPKTLGVYQQQLTYCVTQFIEKEPKLASSVIKGLLRYWPVTSSQKEVMFLSELEEILEATNTAELQGCMIPLFRRIGFCINSSHFQVAERALFLWNNNHVINLMAQNRQAIMPLVLPALERNLQSHWNQTVLNLTQYVKKMFSEMDEELVLACKKKFEEKEKKQKTMEEKRRLIWEHMETSTAFHPVTRNTTVLVVPVIAPPIAAALT, from the exons ATGTGGAAGCAGTTCCTGAGTAAATTACCTCACAAGTCTTTCCAATCCGATGCTTCTTTGGATCTCACTCATCTCCCGCCCGGCAACAACGGGACGGGTTCCGTGAACGGGAACTCAATCCATCGGACTAGCGGTGACAATGTGGTTTCCTCCCGATCTACCACTTTGAAGCGGACTGCTTCTGCTATCTTCCCATCGAGTGTTGTCACTAGCGCCGAACCTCTACTGTTATTCAAAGATGTCCCTAATGCGGAAAAGCAGAACCTTTTCATTAGTAAATTAAACTTCTGCTGCCTTGTCTTCGATTTCTCTGATCCAAGCAAGAACTCCGCTGAGAAGGATATGAAGCGGCAGGTGCTGTTAGATCTCATTGGTTATGTTGATGCTGGGACTTCTCGGTTCACTGAACCTGTCATTTCTGCTAGCTGTAAAATGATCGCCATTAACTTGTTTAGGGCCTTCCCTCCAAACACGCGATCCGGTAATGGTGGTGGGGAGGCTGAAGAGGAAGTGCCAGTGTACGATTCTGCTTGGACCCATCTGCAACTTGTCTATGATTTACTTCAAAAGTTTATAGAGTCCTCATACCTTGATAGTAAAATAGGAAAGAAATATATAGATCATTCATTTGTCATGAGACTGCTTGACCTCTTTGATTCCGATGATCCCAGAGAGAGGGATTGTTTGAAAACAATATTGCATAGGATCTATGGAAAATTTATGGTGCATCGCCCTTTCATCCGAAAAGCAGTGAGCAACATATTCTACCGTTTTGTGTTTGAGACAGACCGCCATAATGGGATTGTGGAGATTTTAGAAGTTTTTGGCAGTGTGATCAGTGGATTTGCACAGCCTCTTAAGGAGGAGCACAAATTATTGTTGTGGAGGGTCCTGATGCCTCTGCACAAACCAAAAACATTAGGCGTTTATCAACAACAGCTAACTTACTGTGTCACACAGTTCATAGAGAAAGAGCCTAAGCTGGCAAGTTCAGTAATTAAAGGGTTGTTGAGATATTGGCCAGTCACAAGTAGTCAAAAGGAAGTTATGTTTCTGAGTGAGTTGGAGGAAATCTTGGAGGCTACTAACACGGCAGAACTCCAAGGCTGTATGATCCCATTGTTTCGGAGGATTGGTTTCTGCATCAACAGCTCCCACTTCCAG GTTGCAGAGAGGGCCCTGTTCTTGTGGAATAATAATCATGTGATTAATCTGATGGCACAAAACCGGCAAGCAATCATGCCTCTGGTTTTGCCAGCTTTAGAGAGGAACCTCCAGAGTCACTGGAATCAAACAGTTCTGAATTTAACACAATATGTGAAGAAAATGTTCTCTGAAATGGACGAAGAGCTAGTTTTGGCTTGCAAAAAGAAAtttgaggagaaggaaaagaagcaaaagacaatggaGGAGAAACGGAGATTGATCTGGGAGCATATGGAGACTAGCACTGCCTTCCATCCGGTAACTAGAAACACAACAGTCCTGGTGGTACCTGTAATTGCTCCACCAATTGCTGCTGCTCTTACGTAG